In Daphnia magna isolate NIES linkage group LG7, ASM2063170v1.1, whole genome shotgun sequence, a single genomic region encodes these proteins:
- the LOC116926068 gene encoding uncharacterized protein LOC116926068 → MKLVLLLSALVVMSHQQFQYRTKPRGLFWLSPYSPQRVISNYQPAQIYNDYYLQNEIPYPINSRPSTRIGEIVSYFKNEESNPDVIISSAESLNNDDEDIESWGPTQARIKFYQQQQNGGRFFGSSTINNPFVKTATFTISSTVTTVGSIVTCVPANNLAAVPAPTCAGRKRRSDDDETEQFPIVPTETLSLVPTAVPGESRQLPNIDHEDTHTVISSKDEFLPAELSENNSREKRFFGGGIAATKTVTSYSFVGATLTNTVLLDPTGMMVAVCLPAGYVVCA, encoded by the exons aTGAAATTGGTATTGCTATTATCGGCTCTTGTGGTTATGTCCCACCAGCAATTTCAATACCGAACAAAGCCGAGGGGACTTTTTTGGTTGTCACCTTATTCGCCACAGCGAGTCATCAGCAATTATCAGCCAGCACAAATCTATAACGACTATTACCTCCAAAATGAAATCCCTTACCCGATCAACTCCAGGCCGTCTACGCGAATCGGTGAAATCGTCTCCTACTTCAAG AATGAAGAGTCGAATCCGGACGTCATCATTTCTAGCGCAGAAAGCCTAAATAACGATGATGAAGATATCGAATCCTGGGGTCCAACCCAGGCGAGGATCAAATTTTATCAACAGCAGCAGAATGGGGGGCGATTTTTCGGCAGTTCCACCATTAACAATCCTTTCGTAAAGACAGCTACGTTTACTATTTCGTCGACTGTAACAACAGTTGGATCCATCGTCACTTGCGTGCCAGCCAACAATTTGGCGGCTGTTCCTGCACCGACTTGCGCTGGACGCAAGAGACGTTCTGACGACGACGAAACCGAACAATTTCCAATAGTTCCGACAGAAACCCTCTC GTTGGTGCCAACGGCTGTCCCAGGAGAATCTCGTCAACTGCCCAACATCGATCACGAGGACACTCACACTGTCATCTCGTCTAAAGATGAATTTTTGCCAGCTGAATTGTCAGAGAATAATTCGAGAGAGAAACGATTTTTCGGAGGTGGCATAGCAGCAACGAAAACGGTGACATCTTACTCATTTGTGGGGGCAACCCTGACCAATACGGTCTTACTCGATCCAACAGGAATGATGGTTGCTGTTTGTTTACCAGCTGGCTATGTCGTCTGTGCTTAA
- the LOC116926040 gene encoding apoptosis-inducing factor 1, mitochondrial isoform X2: MYRCRQVVSQCSSTIKSNLGHGRQRYAGESTTKRFGSDHGYSKTPAIKPPTLNEMPTPKGSWATEHSRQQSKYNMHLAAGLGFTAFTLFVGYQSGSFYLNYGPDVKNTKVSVLSHEQVRERAAAAAASAVVAEESDPEVLAAGVEETAPVEAVVVEDASPEAAEEVAPPVVEEVTPVAVPDAEAVAEPSRDQTGPSDQSEAPSVVAIVGDLPVHIPYLLIGAGTSSFAAFRAIKSRDPKAKVLVIGEENHLPYMRPPLSKELWFSDDPEVSNKLKFKQWNGKERSLFFEQDEFYCSPVELVAKDNGGVSVVRGHRVVKLDIVGRKAELDDGRSITYDKCLIATGGKPKSLPSLSSAPENVQDHVTLFRNIDDFRRLESISRQVKSITIIGGGFLGSELACALGRRAKTSGLEVLQVFPEDGNMGKVLPKYLSQWTTEKVKGEGVQVLPRTHVEGATMDDDKVVLTLQDGQKIKTDHVVVAVGLDANTDLAVASGLEIDPTFGGYRVNAELEARSNVWVAGDAACFYDIKLGRRRVEHHDHAVVSGRLVGENMTGAGKPYWHQSMFWSDLGPHVGYEAIGIVDSSLETMAVFAKSTAADTPKAVVEATGEGVRSETENAATEQSSMKESNKLHAPVQGEHYGKGIVFYTRNDVVVGMVLWNVFNKIPVARRILKEGLTTDKLAEAAKLFDLHE; the protein is encoded by the exons ATGTACCGGTGCCGGCAAGTAGTCTCTCAATGTTCGTCGACCATCAAGTCAAATCTTGGACATGGCAGACAACGATATGCTG GCGAAAGTACTACTAAAAGGTTTGGCTCCGACCATGGCTACAGCAAAACTCCAGCAATCAAGCCGCCCACGTTGAATGAGATGCCCACACCCAAGGGTTCGTGGGCAACAGAACATTCCCGTCAGCAGTCCAAGTACAATATGCACTTGGCTGCAGGACTGGGCTTTACTGCATTCACACTTTTTGTG GGCTATCAATCAGGTTCATTCTACCTGAACTATGGACCTGATGTAAAAAATACAAAGGTAAGTGTGCTCAGTCATGAGCAGGTCCGTGAGAGAGCGGCTGCCGCTGCTGCTTCAGCAGTTGTTGCTGAAGAGTCTGATCCAGAAGTGTTGGCAGCTGGAGTAGAGGAGACTGCTCCAGTAGAAGCTGTTGTAGTCGAAGATGCATCTCCAGAAGCTGCTGAAGAGGTTGCACCACCAGTAGTTGAGGAAGTCACTCCAGTTGCCGTACCTGATGCTGAAGCTGTTGCAGAACCAAGCAGAGATCAAACAGGACCCTCTGACCAGTCAGAAG CGCCTTCCGTAGTTGCAATCGTCGGAGATCTACCCGTCCATATTCCTTATCTATTAATCGGAGCCGGGACTTCTTCATTCGCCGCCTTTCGTGCCATAAAATCCCGTGACCCTAAAGCGAag GTCTTGGTCATTGGTGAAGAAAATCACTTGCCTTACATGAGGCCACCACTATCGAAAGAACTGTGGTTCAGTGACGATCCTGAAGTGTCAAACAAACTTAAGTTTAAGCAGTGGAACGGTAAAGAACGAAG TCTATTCTTCGAACAGGATGAATTCTACTGCAGTCCTGTTGAATTGGTTGCCAAAGATAATGGTGGCGTTTCAGTTGTGCGAGGACATCGTGTTGTTAAACTGGACATTGTCGGTCGTAAAGCTGAGTTAGATGACGGTCGCAGCATCACCTACGATAAGTGCCTTATTGCCACAG GTGGTAAACCGAAATCATTGCCGTCGCTGAGCAGTGCTCCGGAAAATGTCCAGGATCACGTGACACTATTCCGCAACATTGATGACTTCCGGCGACTCGAGTCTATATCTCGCCAAGTCAAATCTATCACGATCATCGGTGGTGGATTCCTCGGCAGTGAACTTGCATGTGCTCTTGGAAGAAGAG ccAAAACTAGTGGACTGGAAGTACTTCAAGTCTTTCCAGAAGATGGTAACATGGGCAAAGTTCTCCCGAAATACTTGAGCCAATGGACGACCGAGAAGGTGAAGGGTGAGGGTGTTCAGGTTTTGCCCAGGACGCACGTCGAGGGAGCAACCATGGACGATGATAAGGTCGTTTTGACCTTGCAGGATGGGCAAAAG ATTAAAACCGATCATGTTGTGGTTGCTGTTGGTCTGGACGCAAACACGGATTTGGCTGTCGCCTCAGGTTTGGAAATCGACCCCACGTTTGGTGGTTACCGAGTCAACGCCGAGCTTGAAGCGCGGTCTAACGTCTGGGTG GCTGGTGATGCTGCCTGCTTTTACGATATTAAATTGGGCCGTCGACGTGTTGAACATCATGATCACGCTGTCGTGTCTGGTCGACTAGTGGGCGAGAACATGACCGGGGCTGGCAAACCATACTGGCACCAGTCCATGTTTTGGTCAGACTTGGGACCGCATGTTGGCTACGAAGCCATTGGTATCGTAGACTCGTCATTGGAAACGATGGCTGTTTTTGCCAAATCGACCGCCGCTGACACCCCGAAAGCTGTTGTCGAAGCCACTGGCGAGGGTGTTCGATCAGAAACGGAAAAT GCTGCCACAGAACAATCTTCCATGAAAGAATCGAACAAACTTCACGCACCAGTCCAGGGTGAACATTATGGCAAAGGAATCGTCTTTTACACGAGGAATGACGTTGTGGTCGGTATGGTCCTCTGGAACGTATTCAACAAGATTCCCGTCGCTCGCAGG ATTTTGAAGGAAGGCTTGACGACCGACAAGCTCGCTGAAGCGGCCAAACTCTTCGATTTACACGAGTGA
- the LOC116926040 gene encoding apoptosis-inducing factor 1, mitochondrial isoform X1, which produces MYRCRQVVSQCSSTIKSNLGHGRQRYAGESTTKRFGSDHGYSKTPAIKPPTLNEMPTPKGSWATEHSRQQSKYNMHLAAGLGFTAFTLFVGYQSGSFYLNYGPDVKNTKVSVLSHEQVRERAAAAAASAVVAEESDPEVLAAGVEETAPVEAVVVEDASPEAAEEVAPPVVEEVTPVAVPDAEAVAEPSRDQTGPSDQSEVAPSVVAIVGDLPVHIPYLLIGAGTSSFAAFRAIKSRDPKAKVLVIGEENHLPYMRPPLSKELWFSDDPEVSNKLKFKQWNGKERSLFFEQDEFYCSPVELVAKDNGGVSVVRGHRVVKLDIVGRKAELDDGRSITYDKCLIATGGKPKSLPSLSSAPENVQDHVTLFRNIDDFRRLESISRQVKSITIIGGGFLGSELACALGRRAKTSGLEVLQVFPEDGNMGKVLPKYLSQWTTEKVKGEGVQVLPRTHVEGATMDDDKVVLTLQDGQKIKTDHVVVAVGLDANTDLAVASGLEIDPTFGGYRVNAELEARSNVWVAGDAACFYDIKLGRRRVEHHDHAVVSGRLVGENMTGAGKPYWHQSMFWSDLGPHVGYEAIGIVDSSLETMAVFAKSTAADTPKAVVEATGEGVRSETENAATEQSSMKESNKLHAPVQGEHYGKGIVFYTRNDVVVGMVLWNVFNKIPVARRILKEGLTTDKLAEAAKLFDLHE; this is translated from the exons ATGTACCGGTGCCGGCAAGTAGTCTCTCAATGTTCGTCGACCATCAAGTCAAATCTTGGACATGGCAGACAACGATATGCTG GCGAAAGTACTACTAAAAGGTTTGGCTCCGACCATGGCTACAGCAAAACTCCAGCAATCAAGCCGCCCACGTTGAATGAGATGCCCACACCCAAGGGTTCGTGGGCAACAGAACATTCCCGTCAGCAGTCCAAGTACAATATGCACTTGGCTGCAGGACTGGGCTTTACTGCATTCACACTTTTTGTG GGCTATCAATCAGGTTCATTCTACCTGAACTATGGACCTGATGTAAAAAATACAAAGGTAAGTGTGCTCAGTCATGAGCAGGTCCGTGAGAGAGCGGCTGCCGCTGCTGCTTCAGCAGTTGTTGCTGAAGAGTCTGATCCAGAAGTGTTGGCAGCTGGAGTAGAGGAGACTGCTCCAGTAGAAGCTGTTGTAGTCGAAGATGCATCTCCAGAAGCTGCTGAAGAGGTTGCACCACCAGTAGTTGAGGAAGTCACTCCAGTTGCCGTACCTGATGCTGAAGCTGTTGCAGAACCAAGCAGAGATCAAACAGGACCCTCTGACCAGTCAGAAG TAGCGCCTTCCGTAGTTGCAATCGTCGGAGATCTACCCGTCCATATTCCTTATCTATTAATCGGAGCCGGGACTTCTTCATTCGCCGCCTTTCGTGCCATAAAATCCCGTGACCCTAAAGCGAag GTCTTGGTCATTGGTGAAGAAAATCACTTGCCTTACATGAGGCCACCACTATCGAAAGAACTGTGGTTCAGTGACGATCCTGAAGTGTCAAACAAACTTAAGTTTAAGCAGTGGAACGGTAAAGAACGAAG TCTATTCTTCGAACAGGATGAATTCTACTGCAGTCCTGTTGAATTGGTTGCCAAAGATAATGGTGGCGTTTCAGTTGTGCGAGGACATCGTGTTGTTAAACTGGACATTGTCGGTCGTAAAGCTGAGTTAGATGACGGTCGCAGCATCACCTACGATAAGTGCCTTATTGCCACAG GTGGTAAACCGAAATCATTGCCGTCGCTGAGCAGTGCTCCGGAAAATGTCCAGGATCACGTGACACTATTCCGCAACATTGATGACTTCCGGCGACTCGAGTCTATATCTCGCCAAGTCAAATCTATCACGATCATCGGTGGTGGATTCCTCGGCAGTGAACTTGCATGTGCTCTTGGAAGAAGAG ccAAAACTAGTGGACTGGAAGTACTTCAAGTCTTTCCAGAAGATGGTAACATGGGCAAAGTTCTCCCGAAATACTTGAGCCAATGGACGACCGAGAAGGTGAAGGGTGAGGGTGTTCAGGTTTTGCCCAGGACGCACGTCGAGGGAGCAACCATGGACGATGATAAGGTCGTTTTGACCTTGCAGGATGGGCAAAAG ATTAAAACCGATCATGTTGTGGTTGCTGTTGGTCTGGACGCAAACACGGATTTGGCTGTCGCCTCAGGTTTGGAAATCGACCCCACGTTTGGTGGTTACCGAGTCAACGCCGAGCTTGAAGCGCGGTCTAACGTCTGGGTG GCTGGTGATGCTGCCTGCTTTTACGATATTAAATTGGGCCGTCGACGTGTTGAACATCATGATCACGCTGTCGTGTCTGGTCGACTAGTGGGCGAGAACATGACCGGGGCTGGCAAACCATACTGGCACCAGTCCATGTTTTGGTCAGACTTGGGACCGCATGTTGGCTACGAAGCCATTGGTATCGTAGACTCGTCATTGGAAACGATGGCTGTTTTTGCCAAATCGACCGCCGCTGACACCCCGAAAGCTGTTGTCGAAGCCACTGGCGAGGGTGTTCGATCAGAAACGGAAAAT GCTGCCACAGAACAATCTTCCATGAAAGAATCGAACAAACTTCACGCACCAGTCCAGGGTGAACATTATGGCAAAGGAATCGTCTTTTACACGAGGAATGACGTTGTGGTCGGTATGGTCCTCTGGAACGTATTCAACAAGATTCCCGTCGCTCGCAGG ATTTTGAAGGAAGGCTTGACGACCGACAAGCTCGCTGAAGCGGCCAAACTCTTCGATTTACACGAGTGA
- the LOC116926049 gene encoding peptidylglycine alpha-hydroxylating monooxygenase, with protein MSLWFVSLVAFYCATFCDGYLQMPPPLPGTNTYQLRMPGVVPERDDDYICTAFKLDPEKEMYITQFRVEGTAERAHHMILSGCAGVFTSSPDTPSWNCGSHATCTGSTRILYAWAKNAAGTRLPPSVGFRIGGTGKSRVKYLVVQVHYATKLPPGERDYTGLDLEITFEPQKYIAGILLMVASPEIPPHQAVVNSDSCCPLDSTVPINVFATRVHAHALGTVITAYKYDPKTHGTELMIKGNPQWPQAFYPTTREFSVAKGDEILIRCTYSSLGKDTYTRSGGSGADEMCNVYMMYYTDADNGTEFQSCGYVCNPEQNKAYPADSIEPPPRNPVLEAYAIHGKRNHQLRKNSSDVQDHPEIITQKRKGNAAEQKANVDQSFSPQVAVAAAVAQEVDNQRQVVNVDQETTSSSKSSQVADDNEKAIRQQKQREDNFWSFLFFYRRFLS; from the exons ATGTCCCTTTGGTTTGTGTCATTGGTGGCCTTTTATTGTGCCACTTTTTGTGACGGCTATCTTCAAATGCCGCCACCCTTGCCCGGTACCAACACCTACCAGCTGCGGATGCCAGGTGTCGTCCCTGAAAGG GATGATGATTACATCTGCACGGCCTTCAAATTGGacccagaaaaagaaatgtacaTTACTCAATTCCGGGTGGAAGGCACAGCAGAACGAGCTCATCACATGATTCTCAGTGGTTGTGCTGGTGTTTTTACCAGCTCACCAGACACACCTTCATG GAATTGTGGCTCTCACGCCACGTGTACTGGATCGACGAGAATCTTGTACGCCTGGGCGAAAAACGCAGCAGGCACTCGTTTACCTCCATCGGTTGGCTTCCGCATCGGTGGCACGGGCAAATCACGAGTGAAATATCTAGTCGTTCAAGTGCATTACGCCACTAAATTGCCGCCAGGCGAACGTGACTACACtggattggatttggaaaTCACTTTTGAACC GCAAAAATACATCGCCGGCATTTTGTTAATGGTTGCGAGTCCCGAAATCCCACCGCATCAAGCAG TCGTCAATTCGGATTCTTGTTGCCCGCTTGACTCCACCGTGCCCATCAACGTTTTTGCTACTCGAGTCCACGCTCACGCATTGGGCACAGTCATCACAGCCTACAAATATGACCCCAAG ACACATGGAACAGAACTGATGATCAAAGGAAACCCTCAATGGCCCCAAGCTTTTTATCCGACAACGCGAGAATTCTCTGTGGCCAAAGGCGATGAAATTTTGATTAGGTGCACTTACAGTTCTCTTGGAAAGGACACATACACTCGTTCAG GTGGTTCGGGAGCTGACGAAATGTGTAACGTGTACATGATGTACTACACAGACGCTGATAATGGAACAGAATTCCAGTCATGCGGTTACGTTTGCAACCCCGAACAAAATAAAGCCTATCCGGCTGACTCAATTGAACCTCCCCCACGCAACCCTGTCCTGGAAGCTTATGCCATTCACGGCAAAAGGAACCATCAATTGCGGAAGAATTCTAGCGACGTCCAGGATCATCCAGAAATCATTACTCAAAAGCGGAAGGGAAACGCAGCCGAACAAAAGGCGAACGTGGATCAATCATTCAGTCCG CAAGTAGCGGTAGCAGCAGCAGTAGCACAGGAGGTCGACAATCAACGCCAAGTCGTTAATGTAGACCAGGAAACAACAAGCAGCAGCAAATCCAGCCAGGTTGCTGATGATAATGAGAAAGCCATTCGACAACAGAAACAACGAGAAGATAATTTTTggtcctttttatttttctaccgTCGCTTTTTGTCGTAA
- the LOC116934175 gene encoding collagen alpha-1(II) chain produces MFPSLLFLSSCLVLAFLSGKSRSDNSIAFGAKYYQPNPLAYLHPEVPNSPWYSQMRYLSSDFQSTRNHKQVKPYTAALVINYPMYYPPRPTNWLPPIQSQPYDQTYYREQQLKDQLLYDEQVAEGLVLLSGPPVHPTEAADYGSYHLQPTYFQTSESDTEAQQQAHGRFRGGFAQNGGLSTRIRGPPGLFDEEDEEAPEFRRNKGQDPKIFGWKLNFLQNLLKGPPGPTGPTGPTGPTGLVGPVGPDGPVGPVGPDGPVGPDGPVGPDGPVGPDGPAGPVGPDGPAGPVGPVGPDGPTG; encoded by the exons ATGTTTCcttctttgctttttttgtCTAGTTGTCTTGTTCTTGCCTTTTTGTCCGGCAAGAGCAGAAGCGACAATTCGATCGCATTCGGTGCGAAATATTACCAACCCAATCCGTTAGCATACCTACATCCGGAAGTACCTAATTCTCCCTGGTATTCGCAGATGCGATATCTTTCGAGTGATTTCCAGTCGACAAGGAATCACAAACAAG TCAAGCCATATACGGCAGCTCTCGTGATCAACTACCCAATGTATTATCCGCCCCGACCTACCAATTGGCTTCCACCGATTCAATCGCAACCGTATGACCAAACATACTACAGAGAACAGCAATTAAAGGACCAATTGTTGTACGACGAACAAGTCGCCGAAGGACTAGTTTTACTCAGCGGACCTCCAG TCCACCCAACAGAAGCTGCTGATTATGGCTCATATCATCTACAGCCTACGTATTTCCAAACATCCGAGTCTGACACAGAGGCCCAGCAGCAAGCTCATGGACGCTTTAGAGGTGGATTCGCTCAAAATGGGGGACTATCAACGCGTATAAGAGGACCTCCTG GACTAtttgatgaagaagatgaagaagcaCCTGAATTTCGGCGAAACAAAGGACAAGATCCAAAGATCTTCGGTtggaaattgaattttctACAAAACTTGCTCAAAGGACCGCCCG GACCAACGGGTCCTACTGGACCAACGGGACCGACAGGACTAGTTGGGCCAGTAGGGCCAGACGGACCAGTAGGACCAGTAGGTCCAGACGGACCAGTAGGTCCAGACGGACCAGTAGGACCAGACGGACCAGTAGGGCCAGACGGACCTGCAGGACCAGTAGGGCCAGACGGACCAGCAGGGCCAGTTGGGCCAGTTGGGCCAGACGGACCAACAggataa
- the LOC116926040 gene encoding apoptosis-inducing factor 1, mitochondrial isoform X3 has translation MPTPKGSWATEHSRQQSKYNMHLAAGLGFTAFTLFVGYQSGSFYLNYGPDVKNTKVSVLSHEQVRERAAAAAASAVVAEESDPEVLAAGVEETAPVEAVVVEDASPEAAEEVAPPVVEEVTPVAVPDAEAVAEPSRDQTGPSDQSEVAPSVVAIVGDLPVHIPYLLIGAGTSSFAAFRAIKSRDPKAKVLVIGEENHLPYMRPPLSKELWFSDDPEVSNKLKFKQWNGKERSLFFEQDEFYCSPVELVAKDNGGVSVVRGHRVVKLDIVGRKAELDDGRSITYDKCLIATGGKPKSLPSLSSAPENVQDHVTLFRNIDDFRRLESISRQVKSITIIGGGFLGSELACALGRRAKTSGLEVLQVFPEDGNMGKVLPKYLSQWTTEKVKGEGVQVLPRTHVEGATMDDDKVVLTLQDGQKIKTDHVVVAVGLDANTDLAVASGLEIDPTFGGYRVNAELEARSNVWVAGDAACFYDIKLGRRRVEHHDHAVVSGRLVGENMTGAGKPYWHQSMFWSDLGPHVGYEAIGIVDSSLETMAVFAKSTAADTPKAVVEATGEGVRSETENAATEQSSMKESNKLHAPVQGEHYGKGIVFYTRNDVVVGMVLWNVFNKIPVARRILKEGLTTDKLAEAAKLFDLHE, from the exons ATGCCCACACCCAAGGGTTCGTGGGCAACAGAACATTCCCGTCAGCAGTCCAAGTACAATATGCACTTGGCTGCAGGACTGGGCTTTACTGCATTCACACTTTTTGTG GGCTATCAATCAGGTTCATTCTACCTGAACTATGGACCTGATGTAAAAAATACAAAGGTAAGTGTGCTCAGTCATGAGCAGGTCCGTGAGAGAGCGGCTGCCGCTGCTGCTTCAGCAGTTGTTGCTGAAGAGTCTGATCCAGAAGTGTTGGCAGCTGGAGTAGAGGAGACTGCTCCAGTAGAAGCTGTTGTAGTCGAAGATGCATCTCCAGAAGCTGCTGAAGAGGTTGCACCACCAGTAGTTGAGGAAGTCACTCCAGTTGCCGTACCTGATGCTGAAGCTGTTGCAGAACCAAGCAGAGATCAAACAGGACCCTCTGACCAGTCAGAAG TAGCGCCTTCCGTAGTTGCAATCGTCGGAGATCTACCCGTCCATATTCCTTATCTATTAATCGGAGCCGGGACTTCTTCATTCGCCGCCTTTCGTGCCATAAAATCCCGTGACCCTAAAGCGAag GTCTTGGTCATTGGTGAAGAAAATCACTTGCCTTACATGAGGCCACCACTATCGAAAGAACTGTGGTTCAGTGACGATCCTGAAGTGTCAAACAAACTTAAGTTTAAGCAGTGGAACGGTAAAGAACGAAG TCTATTCTTCGAACAGGATGAATTCTACTGCAGTCCTGTTGAATTGGTTGCCAAAGATAATGGTGGCGTTTCAGTTGTGCGAGGACATCGTGTTGTTAAACTGGACATTGTCGGTCGTAAAGCTGAGTTAGATGACGGTCGCAGCATCACCTACGATAAGTGCCTTATTGCCACAG GTGGTAAACCGAAATCATTGCCGTCGCTGAGCAGTGCTCCGGAAAATGTCCAGGATCACGTGACACTATTCCGCAACATTGATGACTTCCGGCGACTCGAGTCTATATCTCGCCAAGTCAAATCTATCACGATCATCGGTGGTGGATTCCTCGGCAGTGAACTTGCATGTGCTCTTGGAAGAAGAG ccAAAACTAGTGGACTGGAAGTACTTCAAGTCTTTCCAGAAGATGGTAACATGGGCAAAGTTCTCCCGAAATACTTGAGCCAATGGACGACCGAGAAGGTGAAGGGTGAGGGTGTTCAGGTTTTGCCCAGGACGCACGTCGAGGGAGCAACCATGGACGATGATAAGGTCGTTTTGACCTTGCAGGATGGGCAAAAG ATTAAAACCGATCATGTTGTGGTTGCTGTTGGTCTGGACGCAAACACGGATTTGGCTGTCGCCTCAGGTTTGGAAATCGACCCCACGTTTGGTGGTTACCGAGTCAACGCCGAGCTTGAAGCGCGGTCTAACGTCTGGGTG GCTGGTGATGCTGCCTGCTTTTACGATATTAAATTGGGCCGTCGACGTGTTGAACATCATGATCACGCTGTCGTGTCTGGTCGACTAGTGGGCGAGAACATGACCGGGGCTGGCAAACCATACTGGCACCAGTCCATGTTTTGGTCAGACTTGGGACCGCATGTTGGCTACGAAGCCATTGGTATCGTAGACTCGTCATTGGAAACGATGGCTGTTTTTGCCAAATCGACCGCCGCTGACACCCCGAAAGCTGTTGTCGAAGCCACTGGCGAGGGTGTTCGATCAGAAACGGAAAAT GCTGCCACAGAACAATCTTCCATGAAAGAATCGAACAAACTTCACGCACCAGTCCAGGGTGAACATTATGGCAAAGGAATCGTCTTTTACACGAGGAATGACGTTGTGGTCGGTATGGTCCTCTGGAACGTATTCAACAAGATTCCCGTCGCTCGCAGG ATTTTGAAGGAAGGCTTGACGACCGACAAGCTCGCTGAAGCGGCCAAACTCTTCGATTTACACGAGTGA